A window of the Dermacentor variabilis isolate Ectoservices unplaced genomic scaffold, ASM5094787v1 scaffold_12, whole genome shotgun sequence genome harbors these coding sequences:
- the LOC142566084 gene encoding ras-related protein Rab-24-like isoform X7, producing the protein MSHVDLKVVLLGKEYGGKTSLVERYLYDRFDASTPYQNTIGAAYGAKQIAVRNRRITLGIWDTAGSERYEAMSRIYYRGAGAAIVCFDLTDRESYQKAKFWVNELRKHEEKCQIFLCGTKNDLIKEEGKYRAINYHDVLDYADEIGAKMFETSSKTGEGIGTNFRLEEPASQGGGCC; encoded by the exons ATGAGTCATGTGGATCTGAAAGTGGTTCTTCTAGGCAAAGAATACGGTGGCAAGACCAGCCTAGTCGAACGCTACCTCTACGACCGTTTCGATGCATCTACCCCGTATCAGAAT ACAATAGGCGCTGCTTATGGTGCAAAGCAGATCGCCGTGCGCAATCGCAGGATTACCCTTGGAATCTGG GATACCGCTGGCAGTGAGAGGTATGAGGCCATGAGTCGAATCTACTATCGGGGGGCTGGTGCTGCTATTGTGTGCTTTGACCTCACTGACCGGGAAAGCTACCAGAAGGCAAAGTTCTGGGTGAATGAGCTGCGCAAGCATGAAGAG AAGTgccaaatttttctttgtggcaCGAAGAATGATTTAATCAAAGAAGAAGGAAAGTACAGGGCAATCAATTACCATGATGTGCTCGATTACGCAGATGAAATTGGGGCCAAAATGTTTGAAACCTCTAGTAAGACAGGAGAAGGCATTG
- the LOC142566084 gene encoding ras-related protein Rab-24-like isoform X5 translates to MSHVDLKVVLLGKEYGGKTSLVERYLYDRFDASTPYQNTIGAAYGAKQIAVRNRRITLGIWDTAGSERYEAMSRIYYRGAGAAIVCFDLTDRESYQKAKFWVNELRKHEEKCQIFLCGTKNDLIKEEGKYRAINYHDVLDYADEIGAKMFETSSKTGEGIAGTNFRLEEPASQGGGCC, encoded by the exons ATGAGTCATGTGGATCTGAAAGTGGTTCTTCTAGGCAAAGAATACGGTGGCAAGACCAGCCTAGTCGAACGCTACCTCTACGACCGTTTCGATGCATCTACCCCGTATCAGAAT ACAATAGGCGCTGCTTATGGTGCAAAGCAGATCGCCGTGCGCAATCGCAGGATTACCCTTGGAATCTGG GATACCGCTGGCAGTGAGAGGTATGAGGCCATGAGTCGAATCTACTATCGGGGGGCTGGTGCTGCTATTGTGTGCTTTGACCTCACTGACCGGGAAAGCTACCAGAAGGCAAAGTTCTGGGTGAATGAGCTGCGCAAGCATGAAGAG AAGTgccaaatttttctttgtggcaCGAAGAATGATTTAATCAAAGAAGAAGGAAAGTACAGGGCAATCAATTACCATGATGTGCTCGATTACGCAGATGAAATTGGGGCCAAAATGTTTGAAACCTCTAGTAAGACAGGAGAAGGCATTG
- the LOC142566084 gene encoding ras-related protein Rab-24-like isoform X8 — protein MSHVDLKVVLLGKEYGGKTSLVERYLYDRFDASTPYQNTIGAAYGAKQIAVRNRRITLGIWDTAGSERYEAMSRIYYRGAGAAIVCFDLTDRESYQKAKFWVNELRKHEEKCQIFLCGTKNDLIKEEGKYRAINYHDVLDYADEIGAKMFETSSKTGEGIGVC, from the exons ATGAGTCATGTGGATCTGAAAGTGGTTCTTCTAGGCAAAGAATACGGTGGCAAGACCAGCCTAGTCGAACGCTACCTCTACGACCGTTTCGATGCATCTACCCCGTATCAGAAT ACAATAGGCGCTGCTTATGGTGCAAAGCAGATCGCCGTGCGCAATCGCAGGATTACCCTTGGAATCTGG GATACCGCTGGCAGTGAGAGGTATGAGGCCATGAGTCGAATCTACTATCGGGGGGCTGGTGCTGCTATTGTGTGCTTTGACCTCACTGACCGGGAAAGCTACCAGAAGGCAAAGTTCTGGGTGAATGAGCTGCGCAAGCATGAAGAG AAGTgccaaatttttctttgtggcaCGAAGAATGATTTAATCAAAGAAGAAGGAAAGTACAGGGCAATCAATTACCATGATGTGCTCGATTACGCAGATGAAATTGGGGCCAAAATGTTTGAAACCTCTAGTAAGACAGGAGAAGGCATTG
- the LOC142566083 gene encoding uncharacterized protein LOC142566083 has protein sequence MSVCWYYMQGRCRYGDRCRNAHPSLEYDYDDEYEEPHTSSGGRADNFDFNATLQNVRRQEQAKQYRSESFQRRYADTYHSPQANRQTHSSYYSYQPQQQNRFQALRDTERNSTRYSDSSHYSYQPQQQNRFQALRDTERNTHRYSDSSHYSQQQQQNRFQLVRNTERNDRSRKAPAVEFDFNKALQEVTKAEERKNPSELSSDEAVVVSDMKQWQASGQWLFTCYGPFGNSASYPGFCDVSMEELRLDFYNAFQAGAVGDYSNHVKQAATNVQQNIQHLLLMPPDVRTCLKNLRNDQATAGPPSFSTAPAGLLQTSAALTAALPPFTSQPQSQVSTQQSMRPTSAKSAQKVAETDYVYSLVESLAPEEKEQFLAEHFTPGKIPLRPPPKEYCGVA, from the exons ATGTCAGTCTGCTGGTACTATATGCAAGGGAGGTGCCGCTATGGCGATCGCTGCCGTAACGCTCATCCTTCTTTGGAATATGACTACGACGACGAATACGAGGAACCAC atacttcaAGCGGTGGAAGAGCGGATAACTTCGATTTTAACGCCACTCTTCAAAATGTGCGCCGGCAAGAGCAGGCGAAGCAGTACCGCAGCGAAAGCTTCCAAAGGAGATATGCTGATACTTACCACTCGCCGCAGGCGAATCGGCAGACGCACAGTAGCTATTACAGCTACCAACCGCAGCAGCAAAATAGGTTTCAAGCCCTTCGCGACACCGAAAGAAACTCCACTCGGTACTCGGACAGTAGTCATTACAGTTACCAGCCGCAGCAACAAAATAGGTTTCAAGCCCTTCGCGACACCGAAAGAAACACTCATCGGTACTCGGATAGTAGTCATTACagtcagcagcagcaacaaaaccGGTTTCAGTTGGTTCGGAACACCGAAAGAAATGACCGCAGTCGGAAGGCTCCAGCAGTGGAGTTCGACTTCAATAAAGCACTCCAGGAGGTGACCAAAGCCGAAGAACGTAAGAATCCAAGTGAACTGTCCAG TGATGAAGCTGTTGTTGTATCAGACATGAAACAGTGGCAGGCAAGTGGGCAGTGGCTGTTCACATGCTATGGGCCATTTGGAAATTCAGCATCGTACCCTGGATTTTGTGATGTTTCAATGGAGGAGTTGCGGCTTGACTTCTATAACGCATTTCAAGCAGGAGCAGTTGGTGACTAT TCCAATCATGTGAAACAAGCTGCTACAAATGTGCAGCAGAATATTCAACACTTGCTGTTAATGCCTCCAGATGTAAGGACCTGCTTG AAAAACCTTCGTAATGATCAAGCCACAGCAGGTCCACCATCTTTTAGTACAG CTCCAGCTGGCCTGCTACAAACTTCTGCAGCCTTGACAGCAGCACTTCCTCCTTTCACATCACAGCCCCAGTCGCAAGTTTCAACGCAACAAAGCATGAGGCCAACGAGTGCAAAAAGTGCCCAGAAAGTTGCAGAGACTGATTATGTTTACTCACTTGTGGAAAGTCTGGCACCTGAGGAAAAAGAACAGTTTTTGGCTGAACATTTCACACCTGGAAAGATCCCTCTACGACCGCCACCAAAGGAGTATTGTGGTGTTGCTTAG
- the LOC142566084 gene encoding ras-related protein Rab-24-like isoform X6 → MSHVDLKVVLLGKEYGGKTSLVERYLYDRFDASTPYQNTIGAAYGAKQIAVRNRRITLGIWDTAGSERYEAMSRIYYRGAGAAIVCFDLTDRESYQKAKFWVNELRKHEEKCQIFLCGTKNDLIKEEGKYRAINYHDVLDYADEIGAKMFETSSKTGEGIGMNGLQLNSFVRLLRTI, encoded by the exons ATGAGTCATGTGGATCTGAAAGTGGTTCTTCTAGGCAAAGAATACGGTGGCAAGACCAGCCTAGTCGAACGCTACCTCTACGACCGTTTCGATGCATCTACCCCGTATCAGAAT ACAATAGGCGCTGCTTATGGTGCAAAGCAGATCGCCGTGCGCAATCGCAGGATTACCCTTGGAATCTGG GATACCGCTGGCAGTGAGAGGTATGAGGCCATGAGTCGAATCTACTATCGGGGGGCTGGTGCTGCTATTGTGTGCTTTGACCTCACTGACCGGGAAAGCTACCAGAAGGCAAAGTTCTGGGTGAATGAGCTGCGCAAGCATGAAGAG AAGTgccaaatttttctttgtggcaCGAAGAATGATTTAATCAAAGAAGAAGGAAAGTACAGGGCAATCAATTACCATGATGTGCTCGATTACGCAGATGAAATTGGGGCCAAAATGTTTGAAACCTCTAGTAAGACAGGAGAAGGCATTG
- the LOC142566084 gene encoding ras-related protein Rab-24-like isoform X4 — protein sequence MSHVDLKVVLLGKEYGGKTSLVERYLYDRFDASTPYQNTIGAAYGAKQIAVRNRRITLGIWDTAGSERYEAMSRIYYRGAGAAIVCFDLTDRESYQKAKFWVNELRKHEEKCQIFLCGTKNDLIKEEGKYRAINYHDVLDYADEIGAKMFETSSKTGEGIDVGRNWATVCHRGEQQMMSFN from the exons ATGAGTCATGTGGATCTGAAAGTGGTTCTTCTAGGCAAAGAATACGGTGGCAAGACCAGCCTAGTCGAACGCTACCTCTACGACCGTTTCGATGCATCTACCCCGTATCAGAAT ACAATAGGCGCTGCTTATGGTGCAAAGCAGATCGCCGTGCGCAATCGCAGGATTACCCTTGGAATCTGG GATACCGCTGGCAGTGAGAGGTATGAGGCCATGAGTCGAATCTACTATCGGGGGGCTGGTGCTGCTATTGTGTGCTTTGACCTCACTGACCGGGAAAGCTACCAGAAGGCAAAGTTCTGGGTGAATGAGCTGCGCAAGCATGAAGAG AAGTgccaaatttttctttgtggcaCGAAGAATGATTTAATCAAAGAAGAAGGAAAGTACAGGGCAATCAATTACCATGATGTGCTCGATTACGCAGATGAAATTGGGGCCAAAATGTTTGAAACCTCTAGTAAGACAGGAGAAGGCATTG ATGTTGGCAGAAATTGGGCTACAGTGTGTCACCGTGGAGAACAGCAAATGATGTCTTTCAACTAA